One window from the genome of Terriglobales bacterium encodes:
- a CDS encoding proline dehydrogenase family protein has product MAKRFVAGNHVADGVQVTRELNARGIGVSIDNLGENVTNVEEARHSSKLYHQMIDEIVTGGLNCNVSLKLTHMGFDVDEKLCRELVSDLVDHAARVNCFVRVDMEGSPYTQKTLDVVHDLHARPGHEGRIGTVIQAYLYRSEKDVEQLLANRIRIRLCKGAYKEPANIAFQDKADVDKNYFHLTKILLKSGVYHGIATHDENIIKQTREFAVREKIDRDSFEFQMLYGIRRDLQEQLVKDGWRMRVYVPFGTEWYPYFMRRLAERPANALFIAKNLLRK; this is encoded by the coding sequence ATGGCGAAGCGCTTCGTTGCGGGCAATCATGTTGCCGACGGCGTCCAGGTCACCCGAGAGCTCAATGCACGCGGGATTGGCGTCAGCATCGACAACCTCGGTGAAAACGTCACCAACGTGGAAGAAGCCCGCCACAGCTCCAAGCTCTATCACCAGATGATCGATGAGATCGTCACCGGCGGGCTCAACTGTAACGTCAGCCTCAAGCTTACGCACATGGGCTTCGACGTCGATGAAAAGCTGTGCCGCGAGCTTGTCAGTGACCTGGTCGATCACGCAGCGCGCGTCAATTGCTTCGTCCGCGTGGATATGGAGGGCTCTCCCTATACGCAGAAGACTCTCGATGTCGTTCACGACCTGCACGCCCGTCCTGGACACGAGGGCCGCATCGGCACAGTCATCCAGGCTTACCTTTACCGCAGCGAAAAGGACGTGGAGCAACTTCTCGCCAACCGGATTCGTATCCGCTTGTGCAAGGGCGCCTACAAGGAGCCTGCCAATATCGCCTTCCAGGACAAGGCCGACGTCGACAAGAACTACTTCCATCTGACCAAGATTCTCCTCAAGAGCGGTGTCTATCACGGCATCGCCACGCACGATGAGAACATCATCAAGCAGACGCGCGAGTTCGCGGTCCGCGAAAAAATCGACCGCGACTCCTTCGAATTCCAGATGCTCTACGGCATTCGCCGTGATCTCCAGGAGCAGCTCGTGAAGGACGGGTGGCGCATGCGTGTGTATGTCCCATTCGGCACCGAGTGGTACCCGTACTTCATGCGTCGGCTGGCGGAGCGTCCCGCAAACGCCCTGTTCATTGCGAAGAACCTGCTTCGTAAGTAG
- a CDS encoding PAS domain S-box protein — translation MSAAGSRTILCVDDEPAGLRLRATILQQRGYRVLTATTAEEALAKFKSEPVDLVVSDHMLGRQTGTQMAQEMKKLNPNIPILIVSGTTEIPADIQNADGFLSKLDGPEQLITRIGEMLSRVSTTAAPVSEVNRDLERAYEELRDSQARLAGIVNSTMDAIITVDQNQRIVLFNSSAEKIFGYKSDDMMGQPLDWLIPDAARAAHRIHIRNFGETGVTTRSMHSPRQLTGLRAGNVEFPIEATISQVEAAGQKLYTVVLRDITERKRAEEELHRSERMAVAGRMAATVAHEINNPLESVTNALYLVERSSSLDAQSRDLVRIAQDELRRVVQITKLTLGFSRQDERVFSEVSPGEIIDNVLTLYGRKLKTLGVNVDKRYESQNTIKAVAGELRQVFSNLIVNAADALADTGDRLIIRINDSGDWRDLSRRGVRTSVFDNGSGIYAFDRRRLFEPFYSTKGQKGTGLGLWVSRGIVQKHGGSIRVRSSVSPGKSGTVFSVFLPNVPPNSDEGYPR, via the coding sequence ATGTCTGCCGCGGGGTCGCGCACTATTCTTTGTGTCGACGATGAGCCCGCCGGCTTGCGTCTGCGCGCTACGATCCTGCAGCAGCGCGGATATCGCGTTCTTACCGCAACCACAGCGGAAGAAGCGCTCGCTAAGTTCAAATCTGAACCTGTAGATCTCGTCGTCTCCGACCATATGCTCGGACGCCAAACCGGCACGCAAATGGCGCAGGAGATGAAGAAGCTCAACCCGAACATTCCAATCCTCATCGTCTCGGGTACCACTGAAATCCCTGCCGATATTCAGAACGCCGATGGCTTCCTGAGCAAGCTTGATGGACCGGAGCAACTCATCACACGGATCGGAGAGATGCTGAGTCGGGTATCGACTACCGCGGCTCCTGTCTCTGAAGTAAACCGCGATTTGGAGCGTGCGTACGAAGAACTTCGCGACAGCCAGGCCCGCCTGGCCGGAATCGTCAACTCCACCATGGACGCCATCATCACGGTGGACCAGAACCAAAGGATTGTGCTGTTCAACTCATCGGCTGAAAAGATCTTCGGCTACAAATCCGACGACATGATGGGACAGCCGCTTGACTGGCTGATCCCTGACGCGGCCCGCGCCGCTCACCGCATTCACATTCGCAACTTCGGCGAAACGGGCGTTACCACCCGAAGCATGCATTCTCCGCGTCAACTCACCGGGCTTCGCGCCGGAAACGTCGAGTTCCCTATTGAAGCCACCATCTCGCAAGTGGAAGCCGCCGGCCAGAAGCTCTATACGGTTGTCCTTCGCGACATTACCGAACGCAAACGCGCAGAAGAAGAGCTGCACCGCTCGGAGAGAATGGCAGTTGCCGGACGGATGGCCGCCACGGTCGCGCACGAGATCAACAATCCCCTTGAGAGCGTCACGAACGCCCTCTACCTGGTGGAACGCTCTTCCTCGCTGGACGCGCAAAGCCGCGATCTCGTCCGCATCGCGCAGGATGAGCTCAGACGGGTAGTTCAGATCACCAAGCTAACTCTCGGCTTCTCACGCCAGGACGAGCGCGTATTCTCCGAAGTTTCTCCCGGCGAGATTATCGACAATGTTTTAACGCTGTATGGCCGGAAGTTGAAGACACTCGGCGTTAACGTCGACAAAAGATATGAATCGCAAAACACGATCAAGGCAGTTGCCGGGGAGTTGCGGCAGGTTTTCTCCAACCTGATCGTTAACGCCGCCGATGCCCTGGCCGACACTGGCGACCGGCTAATCATTCGCATCAACGATTCGGGCGATTGGCGCGATCTCTCACGTAGAGGTGTTCGAACCTCTGTGTTCGACAATGGCTCCGGAATTTACGCCTTCGATCGCCGTCGTCTCTTTGAACCCTTCTACAGCACGAAGGGACAGAAGGGTACCGGCTTGGGGTTGTGGGTCTCGCGTGGAATCGTTCAGAAACATGGCGGATCCATTCGTGTACGCAGCTCTGTGTCGCCCGGAAAATCCGGCACCGTATTTTCCGTCTTTCTGCCGAATGTGCCGCCCAATTCCGATGAGGGTTACCCCCGCTAA
- a CDS encoding transglutaminase-like domain-containing protein: MSDWASGLRGDFAALVADDVDEHQISVARAALTIARMEYPNLEVDQYIERLEWYAARVEQMLPSVPETPQVIAALNYVLFEEEKFRGNSDDYYDPRNSFLNDVLDRRTGIPITLALVYMEVAHRIGFPLFGVGMPGHFLLKHYDVDGSETLLDPFHAGSILSADDCQERLNQIYAGQVPLQPEFLHTVTRRQWLTRMLNNLRQIYLNRRDFKRALIVVDLVLAIHPRSAEDRKERGMLRYAVGQLRGAAEDLETYVRMAPDASDADEMRQTALTLRQRLVMMN; this comes from the coding sequence ATGAGCGATTGGGCATCCGGACTTCGTGGAGATTTCGCGGCACTCGTCGCCGACGACGTCGATGAGCACCAGATCTCGGTGGCTCGTGCTGCTCTGACTATTGCGCGGATGGAGTATCCGAATCTCGAAGTCGATCAATATATTGAGCGCCTCGAATGGTACGCAGCTCGTGTGGAGCAGATGCTTCCCTCGGTTCCGGAAACGCCCCAGGTTATTGCCGCGCTGAATTATGTCTTGTTCGAAGAAGAAAAATTCCGCGGCAACTCCGACGACTATTACGATCCCCGAAACTCATTCCTGAACGACGTACTCGATCGTAGGACAGGAATCCCGATTACGCTCGCGCTCGTGTATATGGAAGTCGCGCATCGTATCGGATTTCCGCTTTTCGGTGTTGGCATGCCTGGGCACTTCCTGCTCAAGCACTATGACGTGGACGGCAGCGAGACGCTGCTTGATCCTTTCCACGCGGGCAGCATTCTAAGCGCCGACGACTGCCAGGAGCGTCTCAACCAGATTTACGCCGGCCAGGTTCCGCTTCAGCCCGAGTTCCTGCACACGGTCACGCGTCGCCAGTGGCTCACGCGCATGCTCAATAATCTGCGGCAGATCTACCTGAACCGCCGCGACTTCAAGCGTGCGCTGATTGTTGTTGATCTGGTGCTGGCCATTCATCCGCGTTCGGCCGAAGACAGAAAAGAACGGGGTATGCTGCGCTACGCCGTGGGTCAGCTTCGTGGCGCTGCGGAAGACCTGGAGACGTACGTCCGCATGGCTCCCGACGCCAGCGACGCCGACGAGATGCGGCAAACAGCTCTTACCCTCCGTCAGCGCCTGGTAATGATGAACTGA
- a CDS encoding DUF3106 domain-containing protein, whose product MPPSKTIWTIALATALCVPAFAQGRGSQGGPPPGQRGGRGGFGQSSDPSSRRGPGPHFGDWLRNSKNLTASEKQKALEKDPNFQNLPADRQKKLRERLEWFNALPPDRQQQILTRMEAWQNMTPEQHQRARALFDRMRALPDERRNALRDQFRALLSMPPEQRQKTMNSDQFKKSYNDEERDILTRWLELRDSNPSPPSSDQDD is encoded by the coding sequence ATGCCACCGTCGAAAACAATCTGGACAATAGCGCTTGCGACTGCGCTGTGTGTACCCGCTTTTGCGCAGGGTCGAGGCAGTCAGGGAGGTCCTCCGCCCGGACAACGCGGGGGTCGCGGCGGATTTGGTCAGTCTTCCGATCCGTCATCGAGGAGAGGCCCGGGACCACACTTTGGTGATTGGCTTCGCAACAGCAAGAACCTGACGGCATCCGAAAAACAAAAAGCTCTCGAAAAAGACCCCAATTTCCAAAACCTGCCGGCAGACCGGCAGAAGAAGCTTCGCGAGCGGCTAGAGTGGTTCAATGCCTTGCCTCCGGATCGCCAGCAACAGATTCTGACGCGAATGGAAGCGTGGCAAAACATGACTCCGGAGCAACATCAGCGAGCGCGGGCACTGTTTGACCGTATGCGCGCCCTGCCGGATGAACGGCGCAACGCGCTGCGAGACCAGTTCCGGGCGTTACTCAGTATGCCGCCGGAGCAGCGTCAGAAAACGATGAACTCCGATCAGTTCAAGAAGAGCTACAACGACGAGGAGCGCGACATCCTCACGCGCTGGCTCGAATTGCGAGATTCCAACCCCTCGCCCCCAAGTTCCGACCAGGACGATTAA